The following coding sequences lie in one Heyndrickxia oleronia genomic window:
- a CDS encoding Rrf2 family transcriptional regulator, protein MSISSRFSVGIHILALIEINKDGVSTSEFLAGSVNTNPAVIRKIMGMLKKAGLVKVQPGIAGASLARDLSTITLLDVYQAVNVVKEDELFSIHENPNPDCPVGRNIQSTIGPLFTLAQTALEKALGSVSIGDVVKDILEKEKQI, encoded by the coding sequence TTGTCTATTAGTAGTCGGTTTTCCGTAGGAATTCATATTCTAGCTTTAATTGAAATAAATAAAGATGGAGTCAGTACTTCAGAATTTTTGGCTGGAAGTGTAAATACGAATCCAGCGGTAATAAGGAAAATTATGGGAATGTTAAAAAAGGCGGGCTTAGTAAAAGTACAACCTGGTATTGCTGGTGCTTCTTTAGCGAGAGACTTATCAACTATAACTTTGCTTGATGTGTACCAAGCCGTTAATGTTGTGAAAGAGGATGAATTGTTTAGTATTCATGAAAATCCAAATCCTGATTGTCCTGTCGGACGAAATATTCAAAGCACAATTGGGCCGTTATTTACATTAGCTCAAACAGCTTTAGAAAAAGCACTAGGAAGTGTATCAATAGGAGATGTAGTAAAGGACATCCTTGAAAAGGAGAAGCAAATTTGA
- a CDS encoding YhzD family protein: MAIYKLTAFEANGEKILDESIEAANEHEAKVKGEQLLSENNALEKTHRCTSPNGKLILFHR; the protein is encoded by the coding sequence ATGGCTATTTACAAATTAACTGCTTTTGAAGCAAATGGGGAAAAGATTTTAGATGAAAGCATTGAAGCAGCCAATGAACATGAAGCAAAGGTAAAAGGTGAACAGCTTCTAAGTGAAAATAATGCGTTAGAGAAAACACATCGCTGTACATCACCAAATGGAAAACTCATATTATTTCATCGTTAA
- a CDS encoding NAD(P)-dependent oxidoreductase, which yields MKIGIIGANGKAGNLILKEAVNRGHQVTAIVRDASKLKEKVDAVIEKSIFDLTSDDIKSFDVVVNAFGAPIGEEQAHVNAGRVLMEALKGISTRAIIVGGAGSLFVDENETIRVMDTPDFPDIFIPTAKGQGRNLQDLQESSNITWTFISPSAMFDSEGKRTGFYQAGKDHLLVNSKGESYISYADYAIAVVDEIENPQHINERFTVVGEAE from the coding sequence ATGAAAATAGGAATTATTGGTGCAAATGGAAAAGCTGGAAATCTAATATTAAAAGAGGCTGTAAATCGTGGTCATCAAGTAACAGCGATAGTAAGAGATGCATCTAAATTAAAAGAAAAGGTTGATGCAGTTATTGAAAAAAGTATATTTGATCTTACATCAGATGATATTAAATCATTTGATGTGGTGGTTAATGCTTTCGGTGCCCCCATTGGAGAAGAGCAAGCACACGTGAATGCTGGACGTGTGCTAATGGAAGCACTAAAAGGAATAAGCACTAGAGCAATCATTGTCGGTGGAGCAGGAAGTTTATTTGTGGATGAGAACGAAACCATTAGAGTAATGGACACACCTGATTTTCCTGATATCTTTATACCAACAGCGAAGGGGCAAGGACGAAACTTACAAGATTTGCAGGAATCATCGAATATTACGTGGACTTTTATTAGTCCTTCAGCAATGTTTGATTCAGAAGGAAAAAGAACCGGTTTTTATCAAGCTGGAAAAGATCATCTTCTTGTTAATTCGAAAGGTGAAAGTTATATCAGCTATGCTGACTATGCAATTGCTGTAGTGGATGAGATAGAAAATCCTCAACATATAAATGAACGATTTACTGTTGTGGGTGAAGCAGAATAA
- a CDS encoding Cof-type HAD-IIB family hydrolase produces MIYKMLALNIDGTLLQDNGRLNKATKEAIELAIGKGIKVTLVTSRNFSSATRIARELHLDTCLVTHQGSFVARDRDKPILVKRINENVTHDLVRFLEAFNCQIKLVHERYTIANKQRTPSNLMGKFVIQPVNRFSYSETFVDSLLDKLIETPVSPPKIEVRFMNDIDMIDAKKAIQEMFHEVDCIENDEHILEIVPNGTSKLKGVLYLCDRLNIQRDEVVMIGSGKDDLPLIEWSGLGVAMGNASPQLKRAADWITRSNNENGVSYMVKEHFRKQQPIDFLKKMNVIK; encoded by the coding sequence ATGATTTACAAAATGCTTGCTTTAAATATTGATGGTACCTTGTTGCAAGACAATGGTCGTTTAAATAAAGCAACAAAGGAAGCAATCGAATTAGCTATTGGAAAAGGGATTAAGGTAACTTTAGTTACTTCAAGAAACTTTTCGTCTGCTACTAGAATAGCTCGGGAATTGCATCTTGATACATGCCTTGTCACGCATCAAGGTTCGTTTGTAGCACGAGATAGGGATAAACCGATTTTGGTGAAGAGAATTAATGAAAATGTTACTCATGATTTAGTTCGTTTTTTAGAGGCTTTTAATTGTCAAATAAAATTAGTACATGAACGATACACGATTGCAAATAAACAAAGAACCCCATCCAATCTTATGGGTAAATTTGTTATACAACCAGTCAATCGTTTTTCTTATTCTGAAACATTTGTTGATTCCTTATTAGATAAACTTATTGAAACACCAGTCTCTCCACCTAAAATAGAAGTACGGTTTATGAATGACATCGATATGATTGATGCCAAAAAAGCTATTCAAGAAATGTTTCATGAGGTGGATTGTATTGAAAATGATGAACACATATTAGAAATTGTCCCTAATGGAACTTCAAAACTAAAGGGAGTTCTGTACCTTTGCGATCGCCTCAATATTCAAAGAGATGAAGTCGTGATGATCGGATCAGGTAAAGATGACCTTCCACTTATTGAGTGGTCAGGTCTTGGGGTTGCGATGGGAAATGCATCTCCTCAATTAAAGCGAGCCGCTGATTGGATAACTCGTTCAAACAATGAGAATGGAGTATCCTATATGGTTAAAGAACATTTTCGCAAGCAGCAACCGATTGACTTTTTGAAAAAAATGAATGTAATAAAATAG
- a CDS encoding ABC transporter permease — protein MNKFGVMLGHSYVSKLKSKSFIITSIIMLIGVLILGNMNRIIDLFSGGDSKEKIVVLDQTDSVFQSFQKQLQVTNKDIELIKESKSEAELQKAVNAGDYDGLITISMDQSNLPEATYKAPTLTNTELSSQLSQALQAVKSDMAASQLDLTADKLALLNSPIVFKEVSLENNAKSSEELAQARGLVYILLFVIYFSVIFYASSVGMEVATEKASRVMEILISSASPTQQMFAKIIGAALLGITQMAVLLLVAYFTIKQNLSELKGGFFEVFGFSDIKVSTIIYAIVFFLLGYLLYATLAAFLGSLVSRIEDAQQMMLPMTFLIMIGFFIAMSGLNNPSAGFVTVTSYIPFFTPMLMFLRVGMLDLPMWVGLSGVAVLIVSIIIMASIGARIYRGGVLMYGKSNSLKNIKKALQLSKNK, from the coding sequence ATGAATAAGTTTGGTGTCATGTTAGGTCATTCCTATGTTTCAAAATTAAAATCTAAATCATTTATTATTACATCAATTATTATGCTTATTGGTGTGTTAATTTTAGGAAATATGAACAGAATCATTGATTTATTTTCTGGTGGTGATTCAAAAGAAAAAATTGTCGTTCTCGATCAAACAGATTCAGTATTTCAATCTTTTCAAAAACAATTACAAGTAACAAATAAAGATATCGAGCTTATTAAAGAAAGCAAAAGTGAGGCAGAGTTACAAAAAGCTGTGAATGCTGGTGATTATGATGGATTAATCACGATATCAATGGATCAATCTAATTTGCCAGAGGCAACGTATAAAGCCCCTACACTAACAAATACTGAATTATCTAGCCAATTATCACAGGCCTTGCAAGCGGTGAAATCAGATATGGCTGCATCCCAATTAGATTTAACAGCTGATAAGCTTGCACTTCTAAATAGCCCGATTGTGTTTAAAGAAGTCAGTCTCGAAAATAATGCAAAATCTTCTGAAGAACTTGCCCAAGCTCGTGGACTCGTTTATATTCTTCTTTTCGTGATCTATTTTTCAGTCATTTTTTATGCAAGCAGTGTTGGGATGGAAGTAGCAACGGAAAAAGCATCTCGTGTAATGGAAATTCTTATTTCGAGTGCATCTCCTACACAACAAATGTTTGCCAAGATTATTGGGGCTGCCCTGCTTGGAATTACCCAAATGGCTGTCTTGCTTTTAGTCGCATACTTTACAATTAAACAGAACTTAAGTGAGTTAAAAGGCGGTTTCTTCGAGGTTTTTGGTTTTTCTGATATTAAAGTTTCAACAATCATCTACGCAATTGTATTTTTCCTATTAGGATATTTATTATATGCAACATTAGCAGCATTTTTAGGATCTCTTGTTAGTCGCATTGAAGACGCACAGCAAATGATGTTGCCAATGACCTTTTTAATTATGATTGGTTTCTTTATTGCTATGTCTGGATTAAACAATCCATCAGCGGGATTTGTTACAGTTACTTCCTATATCCCTTTCTTTACACCAATGCTTATGTTTTTACGTGTAGGGATGTTAGACTTACCAATGTGGGTTGGCTTATCCGGGGTTGCTGTTCTGATCGTATCGATAATTATTATGGCATCTATTGGAGCTCGAATCTATCGCGGTGGGGTTCTTATGTACGGAAAGTCTAATTCATTAAAAAATATAAAAAAAGCACTTCAGTTATCAAAAAATAAATAA
- a CDS encoding enoyl-CoA hydratase: protein MGSLTYQTIDASIQGNTASIQFNRPTTLNALNTVMIKELVDCLNEMTLNEAIKIVVLQGKGKAFSSGGDIKEMFQLQGEEEFFLVMDDINQLITTLYTMPKLTIAGIEGAAAGLGLSIALATDYIISDSTSKLAMNFIGIGLVPDGGGHFLLKRRMGEQKAKKFIWQGKVLTAEEALKAEIIDEIANDVNMAIEDKLRQWKTKPLEAMLQTKKIYNELQMQELIKTLELEKHAQWKMRHTKDHFEGIQAFIEKRNPKFIGE, encoded by the coding sequence ATGGGATCATTAACTTACCAAACTATTGATGCAAGTATTCAAGGAAATACGGCCTCTATCCAATTTAATCGGCCGACCACATTAAACGCATTAAATACGGTTATGATTAAAGAACTAGTGGATTGCCTTAATGAAATGACATTAAATGAAGCCATCAAAATTGTTGTGTTGCAGGGGAAGGGAAAGGCATTTTCATCTGGGGGAGATATAAAAGAAATGTTCCAGCTCCAGGGCGAGGAAGAATTTTTCTTAGTAATGGATGATATTAATCAACTCATTACGACTTTGTACACTATGCCAAAACTAACGATTGCCGGGATTGAGGGAGCTGCGGCAGGGCTAGGTTTGAGTATTGCATTAGCAACAGACTATATTATTTCAGATTCAACGAGTAAGCTTGCTATGAATTTTATTGGAATTGGATTAGTTCCCGATGGTGGGGGACATTTTCTGCTTAAACGTAGGATGGGAGAACAGAAGGCAAAGAAGTTTATTTGGCAGGGAAAGGTATTGACAGCAGAGGAGGCATTGAAGGCTGAAATCATAGATGAAATAGCAAACGATGTAAATATGGCTATTGAAGACAAACTTCGTCAATGGAAAACCAAGCCTCTTGAAGCGATGCTTCAAACTAAAAAAATCTATAACGAGCTACAAATGCAGGAACTTATAAAAACGTTGGAATTAGAAAAACATGCGCAATGGAAAATGAGGCATACGAAGGACCATTTTGAAGGAATACAAGCATTTATAGAAAAACGAAATCCGAAATTCATCGGTGAATGA
- a CDS encoding TerC family protein, translated as MENIFPIGLALSTSSLLVLLKIIAIDIVLSGDNAVVIAMATRNLPKEQQNKAIVWGTGGAVILRIIFAIVIVQLLKIPFVEIIGGLLLIWIAFKVLVGDEEDVHVKSQSGVLKAIGTIILADAVMSLDNVVALAGAADNHIGLIAIGVMISIPVMIFGSKMIVKAMNKYAWIAYIGSGILAWTAGEMLMKEEKLLHLLNISHGPITYIIAGIITILVLVAGYTANRKIAAKRDIQHVH; from the coding sequence ATGGAAAATATATTTCCAATTGGACTAGCGCTTTCAACTAGTTCTTTACTAGTGTTACTCAAAATTATAGCAATAGATATTGTATTATCCGGGGATAATGCCGTAGTTATTGCCATGGCTACGCGAAATCTACCAAAGGAACAACAAAATAAAGCGATTGTATGGGGTACTGGTGGAGCAGTAATATTACGGATTATATTTGCGATCGTTATTGTACAGCTATTAAAAATCCCATTCGTAGAAATTATTGGAGGACTTCTTCTTATCTGGATCGCCTTCAAGGTTCTTGTAGGGGATGAAGAAGATGTTCATGTAAAATCACAAAGCGGAGTATTAAAAGCAATTGGAACCATTATCTTGGCTGATGCAGTCATGAGTTTAGATAATGTCGTTGCACTAGCTGGTGCAGCTGATAATCATATTGGATTAATAGCTATCGGGGTCATGATTAGTATCCCTGTCATGATTTTCGGATCGAAAATGATTGTAAAAGCAATGAATAAATATGCTTGGATCGCTTATATAGGTTCAGGTATTCTTGCTTGGACAGCAGGAGAAATGTTAATGAAGGAAGAAAAACTCCTTCACCTTTTAAATATTTCTCATGGACCAATCACATATATTATAGCAGGAATCATTACAATTCTCGTTTTAGTCGCTGGATATACTGCTAATCGAAAAATAGCTGCAAAAAGGGATATCCAACACGTACATTAA
- a CDS encoding ABC transporter ATP-binding protein yields the protein MTLNLDQVTKKFGQFVAVDHLSLVIPEKEMFGFLGANGAGKTTTFRMILGIMDATEGDITWNGKKIDYSTSPFIGYLPEERGLYPKLKVRDQLIYLARLRGMDKNEALKELNYWLARFNVPEYIDKRVEELSKGNQQKIQFIASVLHKPQLLILDEPFSGLDPVNVETLKSAVTDLRDNGATIVFSSHRMEHVEELCENLCIMHHGKPVVHGSLREIKKSFGKKNVTIHADFDLMFLQDIPGVLKTKKTAQGMHLQISSEDTAQTILNQINGKGFVRKFELEEPSLNDIFIEKVGASYE from the coding sequence TTGACATTAAATTTAGATCAAGTAACAAAGAAATTTGGACAATTTGTTGCAGTTGATCATCTTTCTCTCGTTATTCCGGAAAAGGAAATGTTTGGTTTTTTAGGTGCGAATGGTGCAGGAAAAACAACAACCTTTCGAATGATTTTGGGGATTATGGACGCAACAGAAGGAGATATTACGTGGAACGGTAAAAAAATTGATTATTCCACTAGCCCCTTTATTGGTTATTTGCCTGAAGAAAGAGGACTATATCCAAAACTAAAGGTAAGAGACCAATTAATTTATCTTGCCCGCCTAAGAGGAATGGACAAAAATGAAGCTCTGAAAGAATTAAACTATTGGTTAGCTCGGTTTAATGTTCCAGAATACATAGATAAAAGAGTAGAGGAATTATCTAAAGGAAATCAACAAAAAATCCAATTTATTGCCTCAGTTCTCCATAAACCTCAATTACTTATACTGGATGAGCCATTCAGTGGGTTGGATCCTGTAAATGTGGAAACATTAAAGTCTGCTGTTACCGATTTGAGGGATAATGGGGCAACCATCGTTTTTTCCAGCCATCGGATGGAGCATGTTGAAGAGCTATGTGAAAATCTTTGTATTATGCATCATGGAAAGCCAGTTGTTCACGGAAGTTTACGTGAAATAAAGAAATCATTTGGAAAGAAAAATGTCACGATTCATGCTGATTTTGATCTTATGTTTTTACAAGATATTCCTGGTGTTTTAAAAACGAAAAAAACTGCACAGGGAATGCATTTACAAATATCAAGTGAAGATACGGCACAAACAATCTTGAATCAAATTAATGGAAAAGGCTTTGTGAGGAAATTTGAATTAGAGGAACCATCGTTAAATGATATTTTCATTGAAAAGGTAGGTGCTTCCTATGAATAA
- a CDS encoding ATP-binding protein encodes MNIKQIHIYGFGKLTDFRLSLSSSLQVLYGENEAGKSTLMAFIHAILFGFPTKQQSELRYEPKRGSKYGGNLLLETEEYGEILVERVGGKATGNVVVTLSDGTTKGEEFLKQLLKNMDKSMFKGIFSFNIHGLQGVNQLKGEDIGHYLLAAGTIGTDIIVKTEQQLQKELDQLFKPSGRKPELNMMLQTIKHQEKDLKKSMQHNETYENLQKELHTLLEEIEHMQGEVKKFEKQLRKLERLKQDWPFIQERKQLLKRIEEIQQKQFPVDGIHRMDTLDEQLRITNSQLQALKVKKAEYEKELQLLAPNQLIVQNESRIQLILEKWPQVLQWQEELIKRKEERRKWNEQISLLSRNVYYQEEDLKQLPSVDLSIDMKDKIRTTVKDNYYLKSKKDELEQHLEIEKNKQTELEMQCDRIESELLSEEEFRRLSDQQQTYNQLQNEYQQIQDQLKLIRFSKDQGKKESNLAMMLFYLLFSGFFLWSLTTMHYLSMAGALIGLIVLSYTAWTNKTRKKHNHDSSEGQLLKKADKILDEMNQLADRRPKYEEQQNLRSQWKELILQIENQQFRYTEKMEALSEWNKKWKDNEHQLNGIRHQLRLHDRFSSEQLPDAFDILSELAKMIHNQANNEAQLNLLIQKVSKWESELNDLVQVLGLENIANDEKIIHIKSLLKSEQDHRLLHREMKNKMDEIEHEYIKWLNGSTSLKDALNQLLTDAGAKHQEEFRKKGKEHEEYLALKNSLHMLNKQINEESLKATSSLESFDVIENELLHYQDQVDTIINRLEVLRKRLAEVNYEINLLEDGGVYTEKLHEFYHLKSMFNMKAKQWAKLTLAKQMIAKTMERMKNERFPKVLETAEYYINQLTDGQYIHFHFKESGQLKIERADHIMFDPEELSQATTEQVYISLRLALVQVLQDEYPFPMIIDDGFVNFDRDRTKRIIQILLEMSKSTQVLFFTCHEHILDLFSENQIFVLNEKETYSMVK; translated from the coding sequence GTGAACATTAAGCAAATACATATATATGGTTTTGGAAAATTAACTGATTTTCGGTTGTCTCTTTCAAGTTCTCTTCAAGTTTTATATGGTGAAAATGAAGCAGGAAAGTCAACTTTAATGGCCTTTATTCATGCTATTTTATTTGGATTCCCTACAAAGCAGCAGTCAGAGCTACGCTATGAACCGAAACGAGGTTCAAAATATGGTGGAAATCTACTATTGGAAACAGAGGAGTACGGCGAGATATTGGTTGAAAGGGTTGGAGGAAAAGCAACTGGTAATGTAGTCGTAACATTATCTGATGGAACAACAAAAGGGGAAGAGTTTCTTAAGCAACTCCTAAAGAATATGGATAAATCGATGTTTAAGGGGATTTTTTCCTTTAATATTCATGGTCTTCAAGGAGTTAACCAATTAAAAGGAGAAGATATTGGTCATTATCTCCTCGCGGCGGGGACCATTGGAACGGATATTATTGTCAAGACGGAACAGCAGTTGCAAAAAGAACTAGATCAATTATTTAAACCAAGTGGGAGAAAACCAGAACTCAATATGATGCTGCAAACAATAAAACATCAAGAGAAAGATCTGAAAAAAAGCATGCAGCATAATGAAACATATGAAAATTTGCAAAAAGAACTTCATACATTGCTAGAGGAAATAGAGCATATGCAGGGTGAAGTAAAGAAATTCGAAAAACAGCTTCGAAAGCTAGAACGATTAAAACAGGATTGGCCATTCATCCAAGAAAGAAAGCAATTATTAAAAAGAATTGAAGAAATACAGCAAAAACAATTTCCCGTTGACGGGATTCATCGGATGGATACATTGGATGAGCAACTCCGTATCACCAATAGCCAATTACAAGCACTTAAAGTTAAAAAAGCTGAATATGAAAAGGAGCTTCAGTTATTAGCTCCAAATCAATTAATTGTCCAAAATGAGTCGAGAATTCAATTGATTTTGGAAAAATGGCCACAAGTACTTCAATGGCAAGAGGAATTGATCAAACGAAAAGAAGAGCGAAGGAAATGGAATGAACAAATCTCCCTTTTAAGTAGGAATGTGTATTACCAAGAAGAAGATTTGAAACAACTTCCTTCCGTCGATCTCAGTATCGACATGAAAGATAAAATTAGAACAACAGTAAAAGATAATTATTATTTAAAATCCAAAAAGGATGAACTTGAACAGCATCTAGAAATAGAAAAAAATAAACAAACGGAATTGGAAATGCAATGTGATCGGATTGAATCCGAGCTTTTAAGTGAAGAAGAGTTTAGACGATTATCCGATCAACAACAAACATATAATCAGTTACAGAATGAATATCAACAAATTCAGGATCAATTAAAGTTAATCAGATTCTCAAAAGATCAAGGAAAAAAAGAAAGCAACTTGGCAATGATGCTATTTTATCTTTTATTTAGTGGTTTTTTTCTTTGGAGTCTTACGACCATGCATTACTTATCGATGGCAGGAGCGCTAATAGGGCTAATCGTCTTAAGTTATACTGCTTGGACAAATAAAACTAGGAAAAAACACAACCATGATAGCAGCGAAGGACAGCTGTTAAAAAAAGCAGATAAGATATTGGATGAAATGAACCAATTAGCAGATAGAAGGCCTAAATATGAAGAACAACAAAACCTTCGAAGTCAGTGGAAAGAACTTATTCTTCAAATAGAAAATCAACAATTTAGATATACAGAAAAAATGGAAGCTTTGTCTGAATGGAATAAAAAGTGGAAAGATAATGAGCATCAATTAAATGGAATTAGACACCAGCTTCGGTTACATGATCGATTTTCCTCAGAGCAATTGCCAGATGCTTTTGATATCCTTTCCGAACTTGCAAAGATGATTCATAATCAAGCAAATAATGAAGCTCAGCTTAATTTGCTGATTCAAAAAGTTTCTAAATGGGAAAGTGAGTTAAATGACTTAGTGCAAGTGCTTGGATTAGAGAATATAGCAAATGATGAAAAAATTATTCATATAAAAAGTTTATTGAAAAGCGAACAAGACCATCGTTTGTTGCATCGTGAAATGAAAAATAAAATGGATGAAATAGAACATGAATATATAAAATGGCTAAATGGATCAACCTCTTTAAAGGATGCACTAAATCAACTTTTGACTGATGCAGGAGCTAAGCATCAGGAAGAATTTAGAAAGAAAGGTAAGGAACACGAAGAGTATTTGGCATTAAAAAACAGCCTTCATATGCTTAATAAGCAAATAAATGAAGAAAGCTTAAAGGCTACCTCTTCACTCGAATCCTTTGATGTGATTGAAAATGAATTACTTCATTATCAGGATCAGGTGGACACAATTATAAATCGGTTAGAAGTATTACGTAAGCGACTGGCAGAAGTCAATTATGAAATTAATCTCCTAGAAGATGGAGGAGTCTACACCGAGAAATTACATGAATTTTATCATCTGAAATCAATGTTTAATATGAAGGCGAAACAATGGGCAAAGCTTACATTAGCTAAACAAATGATTGCTAAAACGATGGAGCGGATGAAAAATGAACGGTTTCCGAAGGTATTAGAAACGGCTGAATACTATATCAATCAATTAACAGATGGACAATATATTCATTTCCACTTCAAAGAATCAGGTCAATTAAAGATTGAGAGAGCCGACCATATCATGTTTGATCCTGAGGAGCTTAGCCAAGCCACTACTGAGCAAGTATATATATCCTTACGATTAGCGTTAGTTCAGGTTTTACAAGATGAATATCCATTTCCGATGATTATTGATGATGGATTTGTTAATTTCGATAGGGATCGTACGAAAAGAATCATTCAAATTCTATTAGAAATGAGTAAGTCAACTCAAGTTCTCTTTTTTACTTGCCATGAACATATATTGGATTTATTTTCTGAGAATCAAATTTTCGTATTAAATGAGAAAGAGACATATTCCATGGTAAAATAA
- a CDS encoding metallophosphoesterase family protein, whose protein sequence is MSQLQFIHTADLHLDSPFIGLQYLPKTILNRIQESTFASFIKIVDNAISLKVDFVLIAGDLYDGEDRSIKAQARLRKQMIRLEQAGIEVFILHGNHDHLGGNWTTIDMPSNVHVFSSSVEMKSFITKKGQRVHLYGFSYPERHVTEKRINEYKKIEPADFHIGMLHGNVDGGSSDHQPYAPFTIGELLEKKMDYWALGHIHKQQFLHQDHHPYIVYPGNIQGRNRKEKGSKGCIVVNLSSHETTLSHIETADILWSDISIDASKIRTFSDLYLLCRKEMNHQRSSSQGVLLEMTIKNIEMLEKEAIEKIKNGELLEALQDGEEYEESFVWTISVNCHVKDQLVIEPTFKKELEQTLAELTQEESFEKALEDLYGNPYSSRYLEKMTEHEKKNLLQEAEQLVFELVHSNS, encoded by the coding sequence ATGAGCCAACTTCAATTTATCCATACAGCAGATCTCCATTTAGATAGTCCATTCATCGGATTACAATACTTACCCAAAACGATTCTTAATCGAATTCAGGAAAGTACGTTTGCATCTTTCATTAAAATTGTCGATAATGCAATATCTTTGAAGGTGGATTTCGTTTTAATAGCAGGTGACCTCTATGATGGAGAGGATCGAAGTATAAAAGCTCAAGCAAGACTTAGAAAGCAAATGATAAGGCTCGAGCAGGCGGGAATAGAAGTATTTATCCTTCATGGTAATCATGATCATCTAGGTGGAAATTGGACAACGATTGACATGCCAAGTAATGTTCATGTTTTTTCATCTAGTGTGGAGATGAAATCGTTTATTACTAAAAAAGGGCAAAGAGTCCATCTATATGGATTCAGTTATCCGGAAAGACATGTAACAGAGAAAAGAATCAATGAATATAAAAAAATTGAACCTGCCGATTTTCATATCGGAATGCTTCACGGAAATGTTGACGGTGGGAGCTCAGATCATCAACCCTATGCACCTTTTACAATTGGTGAGTTACTTGAGAAGAAAATGGATTATTGGGCATTAGGGCATATTCATAAGCAGCAATTTCTCCACCAAGATCATCATCCTTATATTGTGTACCCAGGTAATATTCAAGGGCGGAATCGGAAGGAGAAAGGATCGAAAGGTTGTATAGTAGTAAATCTATCATCCCATGAAACCACTTTAAGTCATATAGAAACAGCAGATATTCTTTGGAGTGACATAAGTATTGATGCTTCAAAGATTCGAACGTTCTCTGATTTATATCTTTTATGCAGAAAAGAAATGAATCATCAACGTTCTTCATCACAGGGTGTACTTCTCGAAATGACCATAAAAAATATTGAAATGCTTGAGAAAGAAGCAATTGAAAAAATAAAGAATGGTGAATTATTGGAAGCTCTTCAAGATGGAGAGGAGTATGAGGAATCCTTTGTCTGGACAATTAGTGTAAATTGTCATGTAAAAGATCAACTAGTAATTGAACCAACTTTTAAAAAGGAACTGGAACAAACTCTTGCAGAATTAACTCAAGAAGAATCATTTGAAAAGGCTTTAGAAGACTTGTATGGAAATCCATATAGCAGTCGCTATTTAGAAAAGATGACAGAACATGAAAAGAAAAATCTATTGCAAGAAGCCGAACAATTGGTTTTTGAATTGGTCCATTCCAATTCATAG
- a CDS encoding YlbF family regulator — protein MATNLYDYAYELEKALRNGAEYKHLKAMYEAVLQDAFAKNLFDGFREIQMSLQEKQMTGQDISEEEVQKAQTVAAQVQQSPKIVQLMEAEQRMSMAINELNKIIMKPLDELYGSMQR, from the coding sequence ATGGCAACAAATCTTTATGATTATGCATATGAATTAGAAAAGGCATTACGAAATGGTGCGGAATATAAACATTTAAAAGCAATGTATGAAGCTGTATTACAAGATGCTTTTGCTAAAAATTTATTTGATGGATTTAGGGAAATTCAGATGAGTTTACAAGAAAAACAAATGACAGGCCAAGATATTTCTGAAGAAGAGGTACAAAAAGCGCAAACTGTAGCTGCCCAAGTACAACAAAGTCCAAAAATTGTTCAGCTGATGGAAGCTGAGCAACGAATGAGCATGGCAATCAATGAATTAAATAAAATTATTATGAAACCTTTAGATGAACTATATGGTTCAATGCAGCGCTAA